In Flammeovirgaceae bacterium, the sequence TACTTAATCATTAAATCCATTACAATTCGGTCAATTGTATCCTGGTACCATGAATCTTCGGCATCGATTAAAATCGGAATACCGTATTCGTACCCTTTGGCACAAATGCGGTCCATCCGGTTTTTAACACGGTTAAATGCGGCTTGCTCTTCAGCAGTAAGCGATTGCTGTAACTGCACTTTTTCAAGCAGGGCCGCAGAGGCCAGCCCGGTAACCTTAAAAACACAAAACGGAATTTTGGTTGTGGCTTTGGCATTCTCAATGGTCCGCAGGGTTTCCTGGGTGGTTTGTTCAAATCCTTCCTCCGTATGCTCGCCTTCTACCGAATAATCCAGGATGGCGCGTACATTAAACCGGGCAATAACCTGCATTACTTCATCGGCCTGGGTAATTGTTTCTCCGCCACAAAAATGGTTGAACACCGTTTTCCGGATGATACCGTTGACGGGCAGCCGTAAAAACAACCCTGCTTTAACAAGCCCAATGGCCAGGGCCGATATCCATGGGTGGTTGACCAATGAGAAAATGAAATGGGCCCTTCGCAACTCCGCATCTGATTTATAGGCAAAAGCTGTTTGCGTATCCTCGAACGAAACTTTAGGGGTGGATTCCATATTAAAATAAGGTGCGCTAATATAGGCGGTGAAGGGCAGGTTTCAAGCCCCGGTTGAACCAGTGGCTAAACAAATGGATGGCTTTGTGCATTTACCTGTCACGATGAATTGATTTTCTTAACTTTCAACCCCAATGAAACCTGAAAACTGGAACGCAGCCTTCTGCACCGGTAACCAACCCCTGGTTATTGCCGGGCCCTGCAGTGCCGAAAGCTACCACCAACTGCTAACCGTTGCCACTTCGCTGAAAGAACAAGGTATCGGCCTGATGCGGGCCGGAGTTTGGAAACCCCGTACAAGGCCGAATACTTTTGAAGGAAACGGCCGCGAGGCGTTGGACTGGATTGCCGAGGTTAAAAAGCAAACCGGAATTGCCATAGCCACCGAAGTAGCCAGCGCGCAGCACGTTGAGCAGGCGCTTCATGCCGGGATTGATGTACTATGGCTGGGCGCACGCACAACGGTAAACCCCTTTTTAGTCCAGGAGCTTGCCGATGCTTTGAAAAGCGTTGATACTATTGTACTGGTTAAAAACCCGATCAATCCCGATTTGTCGCTATGGATTGGTGCCCTGGAACGGCTGCACCGTGCGGGTATAAAAAAACTCGGGGCCATTCACCGCGGCTTTTCTTCACTTCAAAATTCGGTGTTCCGGAACCAGCCCCTGTGGCAACTGCCACTCGAACTTAAAATCAGGTACCCCCAACTTCCGCTGATTGCCGACCCCAGCCACATTGCCGGCAACCGGAAACTGATTTTTGACGTATCGCAAAAAGCGCTGGACCTGGGCTATGACGGCCTGATGATCGAAACTCATCCTGACCCGGATAACGCCCTGAGTGATGCACAGCAACAGATTACCCCCTCTGCCTTAAAAGAACTGCTGGCTAACCTGCGTATTGCCGAGCGCTCCTCTGACAACATTTTATTCCTCAATCAACTGGAACAGCTTCGCGAGCGGATAGACCAGATGGATCAGGAACTGATTAACACGCTCGCTTCACGGATGAAGCTGGTTGAAAAAATCGGGGACTATAAAAAAGAAAACAACGTAACCGTATTTCAGCTGGAGCGGTGGAATGAGATTATGAAAACCCGCCCGGAGTGGGGGCAGCACGCCCACCTGGCAGCTGATTTTATTAAAGAACTTTACCGGGTTATCCACGATGAGTCCATCCGCATCCAAACCGAAATCATGAACCAATCCGAAACCCGGCATGATACTCCCTGATCACATCCGGCTATCGGCCTGGCCGGAAAACGACCTGCGCGAAGTTCTGACAGTAAAAAATTACTCCCGTGTTTCCGTTCTGGTTGATGAGAACACAAAAAACCAGTGCTATCCCCGGTTAAAGCAAAGCCTTCCGGCACACCAGGTAATTACCATACCCGCTGGCGAACAGTACAAAACCATCGAAACCTGTATGCAGGTTTGGAAAGCCATGACCGACCAGCAACTTGACAGGCATTCGGTGCTGATTGTTGTGGGAGGCGGTGTGGCAGGCGACCTGGGCGGATTTTGTGCCAGCACGTTTAAGCGGGGTATTGATTTTATACTAATACCCACCACCCTGCTGGCTATGGCCGATGCCAGTATTGGCGGTAAAGTGGGTGTGGATTTGGGTTATTACAAAAACCAAATCGGGGTTTTCAGAGAGCCTGCCTATACCATCTTGTCCACCGTGTTTCTTAACACTCTCCCCGAAAAAGAGCTGCGATCGGGCTTTGCTGAAGTGATTAAACATGCCCTGATTTCGGATAAGCCCCTTTGGGATATAATACGGGTTAAAAGCTGGAAGAGCCAGGAGTGGAACAGCCTGGTGCAGCATTCGGCCACGTTAAAATGGCGGGTGGTACAACACGATCCACATGAAAAAGGATTGAGAAAAATTCTGAATGCCGGCCACACCATCGGCCATGCTATTGAAACACACTTTCTGGCAAAAGGCCAACCTGTGTTACATGGCGAAGCCATAGCAGCCGGCCTGATTTGCGAATCGAAAATTGCTGCGCAAAAAGGACTGATAACCAGGCAGGACATGCAGGAAACCTCCAGTTACCTGCTCTCGGTTTTCGGCAAACTAAGCCTGCCGGAGCACCCTGAAGAAATAGCGAAGTTGTGCTACCAGGACAAGAAAAATAAAGACAATAGGGTACTGATGGCCCTTTTAGATGGCATCGGAAGGGCCCGATGGGACGTTGAGGCTTCTATGGCTGAGATGGTTGACTCGCTGACATACTATAGTTCGCTTCACACGTAGTGGGCTTCCGAATCGTTGAACGACTCCCTGCTTTTACGGATGGCTCGCTTTACGTCATCGGCTTTTTTAGCAATAAAATCCACGGTTTTCTTCTTACGGTCGCCCGTAAGCAGCCATGCTGCCAGTAAAGCCCCTGAGGCAATTCCCAACCCAATCGCTATTTTTTTGGTGGTGCTCATAAAATACTATAACAAAGTTAACTGCTAACGATGTGTAAATGTTTCATACCTGCAAAAAAATCTTTTACAAAATGTAATTTGTGCAACTAACAGTTGTTCAGTGAACCGCCACATTACGCTTCAACACAAACCGACCATTTCCGGAACCGTCAGCCATCTGCCGGCATCAAAAAGCATCAGCAACCGGGTTTTAATTATCCATGCACTCAGTGGTGGCAACACCCCAATTAATAATCTTTCGGAGGCGAATGATACGCGCCTTATGCAGCAATTGCTTAACGCACCCGAGCCGGTACTTGATGCGGAGGATGCCGGAACCACCATGCGTTTCCTGACGGCCTACTTTTCGGTGCGGGGCATACCAAAACGGATAACCGGCACCGACAGGATGAAGCAACGCCCTATTAAGTTGTTGGTTGAAGCCCTCAGCAAGCTTGGCGCCCGGCTATTTTACACCGAGAAGGAAGGTTTTCCACCGGTGCAGATTGATGGCCCCTTCATTCAAAAAACCAATCGTTTGGCAATCCGGGGCGATGTCAGCAGCCAGTACATATCAGCCTTGCTCATGATTGCCCCCATGCTGCCGCAAGGACTAACCCTTGAACTGGAGGGAAAAATTGCCAGCCGCCCCTACATTGAAATGACGCTTTCGCTGATGCGTACGTTTGGTGCAACAACCCACTGGAGTGAAACCATCATCACCGTTTCGCCCGGCACCTATAAAGCCGTGCCTTATACGGTTGAACCGGATTGGTCAGCCGCCAGTTATTGGTTTGCCTTTACAGCCCTTGCCAGGCAGGCGGAGATTACCCTTCCGGGAATATCGGTAAGATCAATTCAGGGCGACCGGGTGATTGTTGACATGATGGAGTTGCTTGGTGTAAAAACCGAACCACGGGGCAATAGCCTGATTTTACAACCGCAAGACCCTCGCCAGGTATTTAGCCGGGATTTTACCGATTGCCCCGACCTTGCACAAACGGTAGCCGTAGTGTGTGCCGCCAAGGGTATTACAGCAACTTTTACAGGACTGGATAGTTTGCGCATTAAAGAAACCGACCGGACAAAGGCGCTACAGACCGAACTGGCAAAACTGGGAGCAGAATTTCAAGAAAGACAGGGTGCCTGGCATCTTACCCCGGCACGTAAACTACCCTACGAAATTGGTACGATTTGTACCTACCTGGACCACCGCATGGCTATGGCTTTTGCACCGCTGTGCATGCTCAGTGCGATACACATTGAAAATCCGGACGTGGTTAAAAAATCTTATCCGCATTTCTGGCACGATGTAAAGTCGCTTGGCATTACGGCAACTGAAGCCTGAGTTCCTTAACGTAATCAGCAAATTTCAGCAAGCGGCTGCCGTACCATGAAAAGGATTCACCATTAACCAGAATAACTTTCGCACCTGGCACCAGGCGTTCCAACTCTATTTTATGTTTATCTGCGAACGGATAGGGCTCGGACGACAAGAGGATGATTTCCGGATTAAGCATCCGTATAGCATCATCCGTAAGTTCTGGGTAACGCGGCTTTTTGAGTACATTTTTAAAACCGGCCGCTTCGAGCATGGAGTTGATAAATGTTTCACGGCCGGCTGCCATCCAGGGTTCTTTCCAAATGAGATACAGTACCGTGAAAGGTTTTATCTTTTCCAGCAGCTTAAAAGAATTTTCTATTTGGCCGATAAGGTTTACAGCCCGTTGGGCACAACCTGTAATCATGCCCAATTGCTCAATAAGGTGAATGGCATCGGCAAAGGTGGTCACATCGCTCATCCAAACCGGAAATTCACGCTTCAGTTGCTCAATACCCTCCAAGTAGTTTTCTTCCTTGTTTCCAATAATCAGATCAGGGTTGAGCGAACGGATTCGATTGAAATCAAATTTTTTTGTTCCACCGATAATGGTTTTTGACTTGCGCCACACGGCCGGGTGAATGCAGAACTTTGTTATTCCAACAACTTGTTCATTGAGCCCTAAATCAGCAAGCAGTTCGGTTTGAGAGGGCACCAGCGAGATGATGCGCTTTGGCGAACAGGGTACCGCCACCTTGTTTCGCAACTGATCGGTAAAGATCCGGGTTTCCATACGGGTATAAAGATAAAAGGCACCCCGCCAATGGCAGGATGCCTCGTTGATAAAAAGCGCACAGAGCACACGAAGAAAGACCCTCTCAATAAAAACTCCGTGACCCTGCGCGCATGTCGTTAACCGGCAACAGCGGGCATTGTTACCTGGTTTGGAATAAATATTTTAAACGTGGTGCCCACGCCCACCTGCGATTTCATTTCAACGGAACCCTTTAACCGCTCAACGGTATCCTTCAAAATGAACAGCCCCAATCCGGTTCCTTGCGATTGGGTGGTGGCCCTGAAGAAGAGATCATAAATTTTGTTTTGATACTTTTCTTCAATGCCGATGCCGTTGTCTTCTACAACCAGTACGCACTGTTGTCTATCGGTTTTGGCAGTTATCCGGATGACCGATTTTTCCTTAGTTACATCGGCATACTTGATAGCGTTGGTAACCAGGTTGGTCAGGATGGTTTTTACCCGAATCCGGTCGGAGAAAAATGCCTCCTCTTCATCAACCGCAGTTTCAATCGTCAGCCGGTCGGCCCGGTACAGGTTGCGTTGGCTTTCCAGTTCTTCGCGGATAAGTTCGCTGAGGTTTATCCGCTCCCGCTGTACCTCCATCTTCTCTGCACGGAAAAAATGGTTCATCTCTTCAATAAATCCGTTCAACTTGTGCAGGCTCTTCCGGATAAGCGCCAGGTATTCATCCTTTTGTTCAGCCGGGGCCTTTATGGCCAGGTCAACCAGCCCGAGGGCCGACATGAGCGGAGCCCGCAAATCGTGTGTGGTTTTATAAATAACCTGGTCGAGCTGCTTATTGGAATTAACCAGTTCTTTCTCCTTAAGCTTGCGCTGGGTAACATTGTGCAACTTAAGCACATGGCCGTTTTCTGGTGCGCCCTGGTTAATGCGGTAGATGGTAACATCAAAATACGTAGTGGTGCTCTTGCCTAACCGTAAACCGATTTCATACAATCTTCTTTCCTCAACACCCGCCAGGTGTTGTTTCCATTCTTCGGTTTTTTCAGGGCAAACAAAATCAAAGATGTTTTTGCCCAGCAGGGAAAGCGGTTCGGCTCCGTATTCTTTTACACCCGAAGAAATGTAGCGGATCCGAAAGTTTTTATCCACCACCGTAAAGATGTCGCCCGAGTTCTCTACCAACTCCCGGAAAATCCAATCCGCTCTTTCCATCCCCTTAAATTATCGCTGAAACCGGATTCAGCGCACATGTACTTCTTAAATAAGTATCGACATACTGCTCAACTGACCGGAAACCTTCAGGTTTGAACTGGTAAAGGTGCCCTGGTTAAGCTCCCACTTCAGTTTGCCGTCAACAATTTTGAAGTTGATGCAGCTGCC encodes:
- a CDS encoding proline dehydrogenase family protein, which gives rise to MESTPKVSFEDTQTAFAYKSDAELRRAHFIFSLVNHPWISALAIGLVKAGLFLRLPVNGIIRKTVFNHFCGGETITQADEVMQVIARFNVRAILDYSVEGEHTEEGFEQTTQETLRTIENAKATTKIPFCVFKVTGLASAALLEKVQLQQSLTAEEQAAFNRVKNRMDRICAKGYEYGIPILIDAEDSWYQDTIDRIVMDLMIKYNREKAIVYNTYQLYRTAGLPNLRNHFHEAVMHNVYFGAKLVRGAYMEKERERAAKMGYTDPIHPNKQATDDAFNEALAFCIDNKQRISLMCGSHNDYSNYYLTVLMEKHSMLNNDPRVWFAQLYGMSDHISFNLAKAGYNVVKYLPYGPVRSVMPYLFRRAEENTSVAGQSSRELMLIRKELSRRKNSR
- the aroB gene encoding 3-dehydroquinate synthase — translated: MILPDHIRLSAWPENDLREVLTVKNYSRVSVLVDENTKNQCYPRLKQSLPAHQVITIPAGEQYKTIETCMQVWKAMTDQQLDRHSVLIVVGGGVAGDLGGFCASTFKRGIDFILIPTTLLAMADASIGGKVGVDLGYYKNQIGVFREPAYTILSTVFLNTLPEKELRSGFAEVIKHALISDKPLWDIIRVKSWKSQEWNSLVQHSATLKWRVVQHDPHEKGLRKILNAGHTIGHAIETHFLAKGQPVLHGEAIAAGLICESKIAAQKGLITRQDMQETSSYLLSVFGKLSLPEHPEEIAKLCYQDKKNKDNRVLMALLDGIGRARWDVEASMAEMVDSLTYYSSLHT
- a CDS encoding ABC transporter substrate-binding protein — translated: METRIFTDQLRNKVAVPCSPKRIISLVPSQTELLADLGLNEQVVGITKFCIHPAVWRKSKTIIGGTKKFDFNRIRSLNPDLIIGNKEENYLEGIEQLKREFPVWMSDVTTFADAIHLIEQLGMITGCAQRAVNLIGQIENSFKLLEKIKPFTVLYLIWKEPWMAAGRETFINSMLEAAGFKNVLKKPRYPELTDDAIRMLNPEIILLSSEPYPFADKHKIELERLVPGAKVILVNGESFSWYGSRLLKFADYVKELRLQLP
- a CDS encoding PAS domain-containing sensor histidine kinase, translating into MERADWIFRELVENSGDIFTVVDKNFRIRYISSGVKEYGAEPLSLLGKNIFDFVCPEKTEEWKQHLAGVEERRLYEIGLRLGKSTTTYFDVTIYRINQGAPENGHVLKLHNVTQRKLKEKELVNSNKQLDQVIYKTTHDLRAPLMSALGLVDLAIKAPAEQKDEYLALIRKSLHKLNGFIEEMNHFFRAEKMEVQRERINLSELIREELESQRNLYRADRLTIETAVDEEEAFFSDRIRVKTILTNLVTNAIKYADVTKEKSVIRITAKTDRQQCVLVVEDNGIGIEEKYQNKIYDLFFRATTQSQGTGLGLFILKDTVERLKGSVEMKSQVGVGTTFKIFIPNQVTMPAVAG
- a CDS encoding 3-phosphoshikimate 1-carboxyvinyltransferase; translated protein: MSGTVSHLPASKSISNRVLIIHALSGGNTPINNLSEANDTRLMQQLLNAPEPVLDAEDAGTTMRFLTAYFSVRGIPKRITGTDRMKQRPIKLLVEALSKLGARLFYTEKEGFPPVQIDGPFIQKTNRLAIRGDVSSQYISALLMIAPMLPQGLTLELEGKIASRPYIEMTLSLMRTFGATTHWSETIITVSPGTYKAVPYTVEPDWSAASYWFAFTALARQAEITLPGISVRSIQGDRVIVDMMELLGVKTEPRGNSLILQPQDPRQVFSRDFTDCPDLAQTVAVVCAAKGITATFTGLDSLRIKETDRTKALQTELAKLGAEFQERQGAWHLTPARKLPYEIGTICTYLDHRMAMAFAPLCMLSAIHIENPDVVKKSYPHFWHDVKSLGITATEA
- a CDS encoding bifunctional 3-deoxy-7-phosphoheptulonate synthase/chorismate mutase type II, encoding MKPENWNAAFCTGNQPLVIAGPCSAESYHQLLTVATSLKEQGIGLMRAGVWKPRTRPNTFEGNGREALDWIAEVKKQTGIAIATEVASAQHVEQALHAGIDVLWLGARTTVNPFLVQELADALKSVDTIVLVKNPINPDLSLWIGALERLHRAGIKKLGAIHRGFSSLQNSVFRNQPLWQLPLELKIRYPQLPLIADPSHIAGNRKLIFDVSQKALDLGYDGLMIETHPDPDNALSDAQQQITPSALKELLANLRIAERSSDNILFLNQLEQLRERIDQMDQELINTLASRMKLVEKIGDYKKENNVTVFQLERWNEIMKTRPEWGQHAHLAADFIKELYRVIHDESIRIQTEIMNQSETRHDTP